In Nostoc sp. GT001, a genomic segment contains:
- a CDS encoding tocopherol cyclase family protein yields the protein MLTIPLNSLQTPHSGYHWDGSSRRFFEGWYYRVTLPEIGQTFAFMYSIEDPIGGKPYSGGAAQILGPDDEYLCRTFPDVNKFWGSRDVLGLGHWGKNNLQVSPLYLLPAEFEYHVQEGYQATATLNQGIIRDRATNNYCRWQYEIQPVYGWGNQNSIQQSTAGWLSFLQIFEPGWQILMAHGLASGKIDWNGKIYEFTNAPAYGEKNWGGAFPQKWFWINCNCFEGEPDLALTAGGGRRGVLWWMESVAMIGLHYQGKFYEFVPWNSQVEWEIQPWSRWQMKASNSNYEIELTGTTDLPGTPLRAPTAEGLRYCCRDTMQGKLNLELRELNGRKSKIILKAESFLCGLEVGGGSWDNIWQSP from the coding sequence ATGTTAACTATTCCCCTAAATTCTCTCCAAACGCCCCATTCTGGTTATCACTGGGATGGCAGTAGCCGTCGCTTCTTTGAAGGCTGGTATTACCGCGTCACGTTACCAGAAATTGGGCAAACATTCGCCTTTATGTACTCCATTGAAGATCCCATCGGCGGTAAACCTTACAGTGGTGGTGCAGCCCAAATCCTCGGCCCGGATGATGAGTACCTCTGCCGTACTTTTCCAGATGTCAACAAATTTTGGGGTAGTCGGGATGTTTTAGGTTTAGGTCATTGGGGTAAAAATAATTTGCAAGTTTCTCCTCTATACCTCCTGCCAGCAGAGTTTGAGTATCATGTCCAAGAAGGATATCAAGCTACTGCCACTTTGAATCAGGGAATAATTCGCGATCGCGCCACTAATAATTATTGTCGTTGGCAGTATGAAATTCAACCAGTATACGGTTGGGGCAATCAAAATAGCATTCAGCAATCAACCGCTGGCTGGCTGTCATTCTTGCAGATTTTTGAACCTGGATGGCAAATTTTGATGGCTCACGGTTTAGCCAGTGGGAAAATTGACTGGAATGGCAAAATCTACGAATTCACTAACGCCCCAGCCTACGGCGAGAAAAATTGGGGTGGTGCTTTTCCTCAGAAATGGTTTTGGATAAATTGTAATTGCTTCGAGGGCGAACCCGACTTAGCATTAACTGCTGGTGGTGGACGACGGGGTGTGCTGTGGTGGATGGAATCTGTAGCGATGATTGGACTGCACTATCAAGGCAAGTTTTATGAATTTGTTCCCTGGAATTCACAAGTAGAGTGGGAAATTCAGCCTTGGAGCAGATGGCAAATGAAAGCTAGCAACTCTAATTATGAAATTGAATTAACAGGAACCACAGATTTACCTGGTACACCTCTACGTGCGCCGACAGCAGAAGGTTTAAGATACTGTTGCCGAGACACCATGCAAGGAAAACTAAATTTAGAGTTACGAGAACTAAATGGCAGAAAATCTAAAATAATTCTAAAAGCCGAAAGTTTTCTTTGTGGTTTAGAAGTAGGCGGCGGCTCTTGGGATAACATTTGGCAGTCTCCCTAA
- a CDS encoding GuaB3 family IMP dehydrogenase-related protein, translated as MEIQLGRGKTARRAYGIDEIALAPGNRTLDPSLADTKWRIGNIEREIPIIASAMDGVVDVRMAVRLSQLGALGVLNLEGIQTRYADPEPILDRIASVGKDEFVALMQELYAEPIKPELIEQRIQEIKQQGGIAAVSATPVGASKYGEAVAKAGADLFFVQATVVSTAHLSPESLVPLDLAEFCRSMPIPVVLGNCVTYEVTLNLLKAGAAGVLVGIGPGAACTSRGVLGVGVPQATAIADCAAARDDYYKETGNYIPIIADGGLILGGDICKCIACGADGVMIGSPFARAAEAPGRGYHWGMATPSPVLPRGTRIRVATTGSLEQILIGPAGLDDGTHNLLGALKTSMGTLGAKNIKEMQQVEVVIAPSLLTEGKVYQKAQQLGMGK; from the coding sequence GTGGAAATTCAACTTGGGCGGGGAAAAACAGCTCGCAGAGCTTACGGAATAGATGAAATTGCTCTAGCCCCTGGTAATAGAACACTAGACCCCAGTTTGGCAGATACTAAGTGGCGTATTGGCAATATTGAGCGAGAAATCCCGATAATTGCTAGTGCTATGGATGGCGTAGTAGATGTTCGTATGGCTGTACGTTTGTCACAGTTAGGAGCATTAGGTGTCCTCAATTTAGAGGGGATTCAAACTCGCTATGCTGACCCAGAGCCAATATTAGATCGGATTGCCTCTGTGGGAAAAGATGAATTTGTTGCCCTCATGCAAGAACTCTATGCCGAACCAATAAAACCGGAATTAATAGAACAACGTATTCAGGAAATTAAACAACAAGGTGGCATTGCAGCGGTGAGTGCGACTCCAGTAGGTGCAAGTAAATATGGTGAGGCAGTGGCCAAAGCTGGGGCAGATTTATTTTTTGTCCAAGCTACGGTAGTTTCTACTGCACATCTGTCACCAGAGTCTTTAGTACCACTCGATTTAGCAGAATTTTGCCGTTCCATGCCCATCCCTGTGGTGTTGGGGAATTGCGTAACTTACGAAGTCACGTTGAATTTGTTGAAAGCTGGGGCGGCTGGGGTACTGGTGGGAATTGGGCCTGGCGCGGCTTGTACTTCTCGTGGGGTATTGGGTGTGGGTGTACCACAGGCAACTGCGATCGCCGATTGTGCCGCAGCACGAGATGATTACTACAAGGAAACTGGCAACTATATCCCCATTATTGCTGATGGCGGTTTAATCCTAGGTGGCGACATTTGCAAATGCATCGCCTGTGGTGCTGATGGTGTGATGATTGGCTCCCCCTTTGCCAGAGCCGCAGAAGCCCCAGGACGAGGTTATCATTGGGGTATGGCGACTCCTAGCCCAGTCTTGCCCCGTGGCACCCGCATTCGCGTTGCTACGACTGGTAGCTTAGAGCAAATACTCATTGGCCCAGCAGGGCTAGATGATGGTACTCACAATCTTTTAGGAGCCTTAAAGACCAGTATGGGCACTTTGGGAGCGAAAAATATTAAAGAAATGCAGCAGGTGGAAGTTGTGATTGCACCTTCTTTATTAACCGAAGGCAAAGTTTACCAAAAAGCTCAACAATTAGGTATGGGGAAATAA
- a CDS encoding YdcF family protein, with protein sequence MAFVLPIFMWWGYKEVQNQFVQPQAVVVLGGSTRHLEREKFTAKFVREHPNIPIWITGGSPRTFTQRVFTKAGVDPQRLHLDYEAVDTVTNFTTLVDDLQARGIKSVYLITSDFHMRRACVIGEIILGSRGIYLKPVPVPSEKPPESIEKSVRDGARAIIWLATGYTGVDAAKNKR encoded by the coding sequence ATGGCTTTTGTCCTGCCAATATTTATGTGGTGGGGATACAAAGAAGTACAAAACCAATTTGTGCAGCCGCAAGCAGTTGTAGTGTTAGGTGGTTCAACGAGACATTTAGAGCGAGAAAAATTTACAGCAAAATTCGTTCGTGAGCATCCAAATATACCGATTTGGATTACAGGTGGCAGTCCACGTACATTCACTCAAAGAGTGTTTACCAAAGCTGGTGTTGATCCTCAACGTTTACACTTGGATTATGAAGCAGTAGATACAGTTACTAATTTTACTACTTTGGTAGATGATTTGCAAGCTCGCGGCATTAAGAGCGTTTATTTGATTACTTCCGACTTCCATATGCGCCGGGCTTGTGTCATTGGCGAAATTATTTTGGGCAGTCGGGGTATTTATTTAAAACCAGTGCCAGTTCCTTCCGAAAAACCCCCTGAATCTATCGAAAAATCTGTTCGTGATGGAGCTAGAGCGATAATTTGGTTAGCAACTGGTTACACTGGTGTGGATGCCGCTAAAAATAAACGGTAA
- the fba gene encoding class II fructose-bisphosphate aldolase (catalyzes the reversible aldol condensation of dihydroxyacetonephosphate and glyceraldehyde 3-phosphate in the Calvin cycle, glycolysis, and/or gluconeogenesis): MALVPLRLLLDHAAENGYGIPAFNVNNLEQIQAILKAAVETDSPVILQASRGARNYAGENFLRHLILAAVETYPHIPIVMHQDHGNAPATCYSAIKNNFTSVMMDGSLEADAKTPASFEYNVNVTREVVNVAHALGVSVEGELGCLGSLETGAGEAEDGHGFEGTLDHSQLLTDPDEAVEFVEATQVDALAVAIGTSHGAYKFTRKPTGEILAISRIEEIHRRLPNTHLVMHGSSSVPEDLLALINQYGGAIPETYGVPVEEIQKGIKSGVRKVNIDTDNRLAITAAVREALAKKPEEFDPRHFLKPSITYMQKVCAERYQQFGTAGNASKIKQISLEDFAAKYAKGELNVVTKSAAKV, encoded by the coding sequence ATGGCGCTTGTACCACTGCGGCTGCTGTTGGATCACGCAGCTGAAAACGGTTACGGCATCCCAGCTTTCAACGTTAACAATTTGGAGCAGATTCAGGCAATCCTGAAAGCTGCTGTCGAGACAGATAGCCCCGTAATTTTACAAGCTTCACGCGGCGCTCGTAATTATGCAGGAGAAAACTTCCTCCGCCACCTGATTTTGGCTGCGGTAGAAACCTATCCTCACATTCCCATTGTCATGCACCAAGATCATGGTAATGCCCCTGCTACTTGCTACTCAGCAATTAAGAACAACTTCACCAGCGTGATGATGGATGGTTCTTTAGAAGCTGATGCGAAAACTCCCGCTAGCTTCGAGTACAACGTTAACGTTACCCGCGAAGTTGTAAACGTAGCTCATGCTTTGGGTGTCAGCGTTGAAGGTGAACTCGGTTGTTTGGGTTCTCTAGAAACTGGTGCTGGCGAAGCTGAAGATGGTCACGGGTTTGAAGGTACACTCGACCACTCACAACTGCTAACCGACCCTGATGAAGCTGTTGAATTCGTAGAAGCAACCCAAGTAGATGCTTTGGCTGTTGCCATTGGCACAAGCCACGGTGCTTACAAGTTTACTCGTAAGCCGACTGGCGAAATTTTGGCCATCAGCCGCATTGAAGAAATTCACCGCCGTCTGCCTAACACCCACTTGGTAATGCACGGTTCTTCTTCTGTACCTGAAGATTTGCTTGCACTGATTAACCAATATGGTGGTGCAATTCCTGAAACCTACGGTGTACCTGTAGAAGAAATCCAAAAAGGCATCAAGAGTGGTGTACGTAAAGTAAATATTGACACCGATAACCGTTTGGCTATTACTGCTGCTGTACGTGAAGCTTTGGCTAAAAAACCAGAGGAGTTTGACCCCCGTCACTTCCTCAAGCCTTCTATTACATACATGCAGAAGGTTTGTGCTGAACGCTATCAGCAATTTGGCACAGCTGGCAACGCCAGCAAGATTAAGCAAATTTCTTTGGAAGATTTTGCTGCTAAGTATGCTAAAGGTGAACTTAACGTTGTTACCAAATCAGCGGCTAAAGTTTAA
- the pdhA gene encoding pyruvate dehydrogenase (acetyl-transferring) E1 component subunit alpha, with the protein MVQERTLPTFNPATTHITKEEGLRLYEDMVLGRLFEDKCAEMYYRGKMFGFVHLYNGQEAVCSGVVQSMRPGEDYVCSTYRDHVHALSAGVPAREVMAELFGKATGCSKGRGGSMHMFSAEHRLLGGYAFVAEGIPVAAGAAFQSKYRREVLGDKNADQVTACFFGDGAANNGQFFETLNMAALWKLPILFVVENNKWAIGMSHERATSQPEIYKKASVFNMVGVEVDGMDVLAVRAVAQEAVARARAGEGPTLIEALTYRFRGHSLADPDEMRSKAEKEFWFARDPIKKLAAYLVEQNLADEGEIKAIDRKIQDVIDDAVKFAESSPEPDPSELYRFVFAEDE; encoded by the coding sequence ATGGTTCAAGAGCGTACTTTACCCACATTTAATCCTGCTACTACGCATATTACAAAAGAAGAAGGATTAAGGTTGTATGAGGACATGGTATTAGGGCGCTTGTTTGAAGACAAGTGCGCTGAAATGTACTACAGAGGCAAAATGTTTGGTTTTGTCCATTTGTACAACGGTCAAGAAGCCGTTTGTAGTGGTGTTGTGCAGTCAATGCGACCGGGTGAAGATTACGTTTGCAGTACTTACCGCGACCACGTTCATGCTCTGAGTGCGGGAGTACCAGCAAGGGAGGTAATGGCAGAATTATTTGGCAAAGCCACAGGTTGCAGCAAAGGGCGCGGTGGTTCCATGCACATGTTTTCTGCCGAACATCGCTTGTTGGGTGGCTATGCTTTTGTGGCTGAGGGAATTCCTGTAGCAGCTGGAGCGGCTTTTCAAAGCAAATACCGCCGCGAAGTGCTGGGAGATAAAAATGCTGACCAAGTGACAGCTTGCTTTTTTGGCGACGGTGCAGCTAACAACGGTCAGTTTTTCGAGACACTAAATATGGCAGCCCTCTGGAAACTGCCAATTCTGTTTGTGGTCGAAAATAATAAGTGGGCCATTGGGATGTCTCACGAACGAGCCACTTCCCAACCAGAGATTTATAAAAAAGCCAGTGTCTTTAACATGGTGGGCGTGGAAGTCGATGGCATGGATGTACTAGCAGTTCGAGCCGTGGCTCAAGAAGCTGTAGCCCGTGCCCGTGCTGGTGAAGGCCCAACATTAATTGAAGCGCTTACCTACCGCTTCCGGGGTCACTCCTTGGCAGACCCAGATGAAATGCGAAGCAAAGCGGAGAAAGAATTTTGGTTCGCCCGCGACCCAATTAAGAAGTTGGCAGCTTATTTGGTTGAGCAAAATCTGGCGGATGAGGGAGAAATCAAAGCCATTGACCGTAAAATTCAGGATGTAATCGACGATGCGGTTAAGTTCGCCGAAAGCAGCCCTGAGCCAGACCCTAGCGAGTTATATCGTTTCGTGTTTGCAGAAGACGAATAA
- a CDS encoding DnaJ domain-containing protein, with amino-acid sequence MRDRFDINDAYEILGLKPGASQAQVKRTYRKLVKIWHPDRFVDQRQKQEAEEKIKSINAAYNRLKSENPSEPPIPENPSSSSPKNPPKISVNRWDAETFYTLGVENATQGRYEDAIADFTHAIRLNPHYIDAYKYRGLVCSQLGYEYRAASDLNKAAQIEEELRNPGSTRRSRSPRYVSKPKPLVERFCQRIKSLLRLNRRWR; translated from the coding sequence ATGCGCGATCGATTCGATATCAATGATGCTTATGAAATTCTTGGGCTAAAACCCGGTGCGTCTCAGGCACAGGTGAAGCGAACTTACCGTAAACTGGTGAAAATTTGGCATCCCGATCGCTTTGTCGATCAAAGGCAAAAACAGGAAGCTGAGGAAAAAATCAAATCAATCAACGCAGCTTACAACAGGCTCAAATCTGAAAATCCATCTGAGCCTCCTATTCCTGAAAATCCATCTTCATCTTCGCCTAAAAATCCCCCAAAAATATCTGTCAATCGTTGGGATGCAGAAACTTTCTACACTTTAGGGGTAGAAAATGCTACTCAAGGAAGATATGAGGATGCGATCGCAGATTTTACCCACGCCATTCGTCTCAATCCTCACTATATTGACGCGTATAAATATCGTGGGCTAGTTTGCTCACAATTGGGATACGAATATAGAGCCGCTTCAGATTTAAATAAAGCTGCACAAATAGAAGAAGAGTTAAGAAATCCGGGGAGTACGCGTAGATCGCGATCGCCTAGATATGTATCAAAACCTAAACCTCTAGTAGAAAGATTTTGTCAGAGGATAAAAAGTTTACTGCGGCTAAATCGGCGTTGGAGATAA
- a CDS encoding DnaJ domain-containing protein encodes MSDRFDINHIYNIFGLKPGASADEVKQAYRQMAKTWHPDCFIEPQQKLEAEEKIKEINQAYARLKSSQPSQTNQSASTTKIDLTPSNAESFYNLAMEKAQRGKYSEAIEDFTQAIRLNPNYFEAYKYRGLACSKLGYENRAKSDLKNARELELKQKKAPPKSPTPPPPKSTSPPPKPPTSPPPQPTSQPPKPPTPPPESQSQPSPWKCVHTLTHLNWVFTTAISPDGQTLASGSSDNTIKIWHLDTGKLLHTLTSHTKWVRCLAFSPDSQTLVSGSDDSSIMIWQVSTGKLLKTLKVHSTPVFSVIISPDGQTILSGGTDTTIKVSHIDMGQLLQVLKGHSSFIYSLTTCPKHQIFVSGGADNTIKLWNLKSNKLLQTLTGHSGWVSCVAISPDGQILASTSYDQTIKLWNINTGKLVNTLAGHHSYVWSVAFSPDGQNLASASADYTIKLWHISTGQQLYTLGNHSDWVNSVAFSPDGKTLVSGSRDMTIKLWRCAI; translated from the coding sequence ATGAGCGATCGCTTCGATATAAATCATATTTACAATATCTTTGGGTTAAAACCAGGTGCATCTGCTGATGAGGTCAAGCAAGCTTACCGCCAGATGGCTAAGACTTGGCATCCAGATTGTTTTATTGAACCGCAGCAAAAGCTAGAAGCGGAAGAAAAAATCAAAGAAATCAATCAAGCTTATGCAAGGTTAAAGTCTTCTCAGCCAAGTCAGACAAATCAATCTGCTTCTACTACCAAAATTGATTTAACTCCATCCAATGCTGAAAGTTTTTATAACCTGGCTATGGAGAAAGCTCAAAGAGGAAAATATAGTGAAGCAATTGAAGACTTTACCCAAGCAATTCGTCTCAACCCCAACTACTTTGAAGCTTACAAATACCGAGGGCTTGCTTGCTCGAAACTAGGATATGAAAATAGAGCCAAGTCAGATTTGAAAAATGCCAGAGAACTGGAACTGAAACAGAAAAAAGCACCGCCAAAGTCACCAACGCCGCCACCACCCAAATCTACATCGCCACCGCCAAAGCCACCAACGTCACCACCACCCCAACCTACATCGCAACCGCCAAAGCCACCAACGCCGCCACCTGAATCACAGTCTCAACCTTCACCGTGGAAATGTGTTCACACCCTGACTCATCTGAACTGGGTTTTTACAACTGCAATTAGTCCAGATGGGCAAACTTTGGCTAGTGGAAGTAGTGATAATACTATCAAGATTTGGCATCTCGACACAGGTAAATTACTACATACTCTCACTAGTCATACCAAATGGGTAAGATGCCTAGCCTTTAGTCCAGATAGCCAAACTCTGGTTAGTGGCAGTGATGATAGCAGCATAATGATTTGGCAAGTATCTACAGGTAAATTACTCAAGACACTTAAAGTACATTCAACCCCTGTTTTTTCTGTAATCATTAGTCCAGATGGTCAGACTATCCTGAGTGGCGGTACAGACACTACTATCAAGGTTTCCCATATAGACATGGGGCAGTTACTGCAAGTTCTCAAAGGTCATTCTTCCTTCATTTATTCCCTTACCACTTGCCCAAAACACCAGATTTTTGTAAGTGGCGGTGCGGATAATACCATTAAGCTATGGAATTTGAAGAGTAACAAATTGCTGCAAACTCTCACCGGGCATTCAGGTTGGGTGAGTTGTGTCGCCATTAGCCCTGATGGGCAAATTTTAGCTAGTACCAGTTATGACCAGACTATCAAGTTATGGAATATCAATACAGGTAAGCTAGTTAACACACTTGCTGGACATCACAGTTATGTTTGGTCTGTTGCTTTTAGCCCCGATGGTCAAAATCTTGCCAGTGCTAGCGCAGACTACACCATAAAGTTATGGCACATTAGCACTGGACAACAACTCTACACGCTGGGCAACCATTCAGATTGGGTTAACTCTGTCGCTTTCAGTCCTGATGGCAAAACTTTGGTTAGTGGTAGTCGAGATATGACCATCAAGCTTTGGCGCTGCGCTATCTAA
- the trxA gene encoding thioredoxin yields MSTAAQVTDSSFKQEVLDSDVPVLVDFWAPWCGPCRMVAPVVDEISEQYKGQIKVVKVNTDENPNVASQYGIRSIPTLMIFKGGQKVDMVVGAVPKTTLASTLEKHL; encoded by the coding sequence ATGTCAACAGCCGCACAAGTTACCGATTCTAGTTTCAAGCAAGAAGTACTCGACAGCGATGTACCAGTTTTAGTTGACTTTTGGGCACCCTGGTGCGGACCATGCCGTATGGTAGCTCCTGTTGTCGATGAAATCTCCGAACAGTACAAAGGTCAAATCAAGGTCGTAAAAGTCAACACAGATGAAAATCCTAATGTTGCTAGTCAATATGGCATCCGCAGCATTCCCACATTAATGATTTTTAAGGGTGGACAAAAAGTGGATATGGTGGTAGGCGCCGTGCCTAAAACTACATTAGCTTCCACTCTCGAAAAGCATCTTTGA
- a CDS encoding metallophosphoesterase yields MHWLFTGHLRVDKITVKIAELPASLQGTTLVQLSDFHYDGLRLSEDMLEKAIALTNEAEPDLILLTGDYVTDDPTPIHQLVLRLKHLQSRCGIYAVLGNHDIYYSHSKSEVTQALTTIGVHVLWNEIAYPLGKELPLVGLADYWSREFYPAPVMNQLDSLTPRIVLSHNPDTAKILQQWRVDLQLSGHTHGGHIVIPGIGPLVLYYKKLLKQIPKKLRRWVTFLLGDCSKVVRYWEWAQGFHKVEENQLYVNRGLGTYKPGRLFCPPEVTVITLVSH; encoded by the coding sequence ATGCATTGGTTGTTTACGGGACATTTAAGAGTAGATAAAATAACGGTTAAGATTGCGGAACTTCCTGCATCTTTACAAGGTACAACGTTAGTGCAGTTGTCAGATTTTCACTATGATGGTTTGCGACTGTCGGAAGATATGTTAGAAAAAGCGATCGCACTTACTAATGAAGCTGAACCAGATTTAATTCTATTAACTGGTGACTACGTAACTGACGATCCCACACCAATCCATCAATTGGTGCTTCGACTCAAACATCTGCAAAGTCGCTGTGGTATCTACGCCGTACTTGGGAACCACGATATCTATTACAGCCACTCCAAATCAGAAGTTACACAAGCGTTAACCACCATTGGGGTTCACGTACTTTGGAATGAAATCGCCTATCCACTAGGAAAGGAATTACCATTGGTAGGACTAGCTGATTATTGGTCACGGGAATTTTACCCTGCACCAGTGATGAATCAACTAGACTCGCTTACACCGCGCATCGTTTTATCTCATAACCCAGATACAGCCAAGATATTGCAACAATGGCGCGTAGATTTGCAACTATCTGGTCATACCCACGGTGGTCACATCGTGATTCCGGGCATTGGCCCTCTAGTACTCTATTACAAAAAGCTACTCAAACAAATTCCCAAAAAATTACGGCGTTGGGTAACATTTTTATTAGGAGACTGCTCAAAAGTAGTTCGATATTGGGAGTGGGCGCAAGGTTTTCACAAGGTGGAAGAAAATCAACTATATGTCAATCGTGGTTTAGGAACTTATAAACCAGGACGTTTATTTTGTCCGCCTGAAGTGACTGTAATTACCTTAGTTAGTCATTAG
- a CDS encoding carbon-nitrogen hydrolase family protein, protein MKSYLAAAIQLTSVPDLHKNLAQAEELIELAVRQGAELVGLPENFSYMGEEKDKLAQGDAIALESEKFLKKMAQRFQVTILGGSFPLPVDNTGKVYNTTLLIDPSGQELARYYKVHLFDVDVPDGNTYRESSTVVAGTQLPPVYFSEKLGNLGLSICYDVRFPELYRHLANKGADVIFIPAAFTAFTGKDHWQVLLQARAIENTAYVIAPAQTGNNYARRLTHGHAVIIDPWGVILADAGEKPGIAIAEIKPTRLEQVRRQMPSLQHRVF, encoded by the coding sequence ATGAAGTCTTATTTAGCCGCCGCTATTCAATTGACCAGTGTGCCCGATTTACATAAAAATTTGGCACAGGCAGAAGAATTAATAGAGCTTGCCGTGCGTCAAGGTGCTGAATTGGTAGGTTTGCCAGAAAACTTTTCCTATATGGGAGAAGAAAAAGATAAACTCGCACAAGGTGATGCGATCGCTCTTGAAAGTGAAAAATTTCTCAAAAAAATGGCTCAACGCTTTCAAGTTACGATCTTGGGCGGCAGCTTTCCACTTCCTGTAGATAATACAGGCAAAGTTTATAACACAACTCTACTCATCGACCCCAGCGGTCAAGAGCTTGCCCGCTACTACAAAGTACACTTATTTGATGTTGATGTTCCCGACGGCAATACCTATCGTGAATCCAGCACGGTTGTGGCTGGTACACAACTACCACCCGTCTATTTTTCTGAAAAACTCGGTAATCTAGGGCTTTCTATTTGTTATGATGTCCGATTCCCGGAACTGTATCGTCATCTGGCAAATAAGGGAGCCGATGTTATATTTATTCCTGCCGCTTTTACCGCCTTTACAGGTAAAGACCACTGGCAAGTACTACTACAAGCCAGAGCCATCGAAAATACCGCCTACGTCATTGCTCCTGCCCAAACGGGGAATAACTACGCCCGTCGTCTAACCCACGGTCATGCGGTCATTATCGACCCTTGGGGTGTAATTTTAGCTGATGCTGGGGAAAAACCGGGAATTGCGATCGCAGAAATCAAACCTACTAGGCTTGAACAAGTCCGGCGTCAAATGCCCTCTTTACAGCATCGGGTGTTCTAG
- a CDS encoding aldose epimerase has product MFSIAVQKQQYKTYILSDEAAGSQLEVVPERGGIITRWRIQGQEIFYLDTERFTHPELSVRGGNPILFPICGNLPDNTYTHNGQKYTLKQHGFARELPWKVTEQETGDKASLTLVLDSNEQTKAVYPFDFQLAFTYELQGNTLEVRQQYKNLSSTPMPFSAGFHPYFLCGDKTQLELEIPSKQYQDNQTKEIHSFDGNFDFSRDEIDFAFGQLTSQSATAIDRSRKLKLTLDYDDFSTYLVFWTVKGKEFYCLEPWSATRNSLNTGDNLTVLAPGASHTASVRLTANFF; this is encoded by the coding sequence GTGTTTAGCATTGCAGTTCAAAAGCAACAATACAAGACCTATATTCTTTCTGATGAAGCCGCTGGTTCTCAGTTAGAAGTTGTACCAGAACGCGGCGGTATCATCACCCGTTGGCGCATTCAAGGGCAAGAAATTTTTTACCTAGATACTGAACGCTTTACTCATCCTGAGTTGAGTGTTAGAGGTGGAAATCCAATTTTGTTTCCTATTTGTGGCAATCTACCAGATAATACTTACACTCATAACGGTCAAAAATATACTCTCAAACAACATGGTTTTGCCCGTGAATTGCCGTGGAAAGTAACAGAACAAGAGACTGGAGATAAAGCTAGTCTCACTCTTGTTCTTGATAGTAATGAGCAAACTAAGGCAGTTTATCCTTTTGATTTTCAACTAGCTTTCACCTACGAACTTCAAGGTAATACCCTAGAAGTCCGTCAGCAGTATAAAAACTTGTCATCTACACCAATGCCCTTTTCGGCTGGTTTCCATCCCTACTTTCTGTGTGGTGATAAAACTCAGTTAGAGCTTGAAATTCCTTCTAAGCAGTATCAAGACAATCAAACTAAGGAAATTCACTCTTTTGACGGCAATTTTGACTTTAGCCGTGATGAAATTGATTTTGCCTTTGGACAGCTAACGAGTCAATCAGCCACCGCGATAGATCGCAGCCGGAAGTTAAAACTCACCTTGGATTATGATGATTTCTCTACCTACCTGGTATTTTGGACAGTCAAAGGCAAAGAGTTCTACTGTCTAGAACCTTGGAGTGCGACTCGTAACTCTCTCAATACTGGTGATAACCTGACTGTGTTAGCGCCAGGAGCTAGCCACACCGCATCTGTAAGGTTGACGGCTAATTTTTTCTAA